The following are from one region of the Deltaproteobacteria bacterium genome:
- a CDS encoding carboxylate--amine ligase codes for MQLTGLLWGRKLLSRVDFPAAEVLGPEASVDEIKDLIARAGEVFIKPVFKGGVGKKGKSGLIGRAKDIATALKEKERLYFVEHRFANQTAKADGVTFEGGVPANHEVYFSITDSTVYRAPTMTITHHGGVDIEELPADKLAQVPFDPLTGLKSFHVSNALQELGAPREIISPLVQNLPKLWDLFNNYGMSMIELNPIRMSPNNKGRLVPVACDFKCSFDIDDPAWKRLELPAHLFASDYSEFEQEINQLRTYQGQSDVFVMNPHGTITAPTFGGGANALVTELLGERATISSDFGGNPPYEKMKQIARICFKYWLAQSNVLFIIGGKANNTDIYETFRAMADALREHFNTYGPTPLYVVVGRGGPNLVRGMAYLRDTLDNLKLPYRMFGHDSAMSEVVNYAIKVDDWMASEGRRLFEERAAQV; via the coding sequence ATGCAGCTTACAGGTCTACTTTGGGGCCGCAAGCTCTTAAGCCGTGTCGACTTTCCGGCGGCCGAGGTGCTCGGTCCCGAGGCGAGCGTCGACGAGATCAAGGACCTCATCGCGCGGGCCGGAGAGGTCTTCATAAAGCCCGTATTCAAGGGCGGCGTGGGCAAGAAGGGCAAGTCCGGGCTCATCGGCCGGGCAAAGGACATCGCCACGGCCCTCAAGGAAAAGGAGCGCCTCTACTTCGTGGAGCACCGCTTCGCCAACCAGACGGCCAAGGCCGACGGCGTGACCTTCGAGGGAGGGGTGCCGGCAAACCACGAGGTCTACTTCTCCATAACCGACTCGACGGTCTACAGGGCCCCGACCATGACCATCACCCACCACGGCGGCGTGGACATCGAGGAGCTCCCGGCCGACAAGCTCGCCCAGGTCCCCTTCGACCCGCTCACCGGGCTCAAGAGCTTCCACGTCTCCAACGCCCTCCAGGAGCTGGGCGCGCCCAGGGAGATCATAAGCCCCCTGGTGCAGAACCTTCCCAAGCTCTGGGACCTCTTCAACAACTACGGCATGAGCATGATAGAGCTCAACCCCATACGCATGAGCCCCAACAATAAGGGACGGCTCGTGCCCGTGGCCTGCGACTTCAAGTGCTCCTTCGACATAGACGACCCGGCCTGGAAACGCCTTGAACTGCCGGCCCACCTCTTCGCCTCCGACTACTCGGAGTTCGAGCAGGAGATAAACCAGCTCCGCACCTACCAGGGGCAGAGCGACGTCTTCGTCATGAACCCCCACGGCACCATAACGGCGCCCACCTTCGGCGGCGGCGCAAACGCCCTGGTCACCGAGCTCCTGGGCGAACGGGCCACGATATCGTCCGACTTCGGCGGCAACCCGCCCTACGAGAAGATGAAGCAGATAGCCCGGATATGCTTCAAGTACTGGCTCGCCCAGAGCAACGTGCTCTTCATCATAGGCGGCAAGGCCAACAACACCGACATCTACGAGACCTTCCGCGCCATGGCCGACGCCCTGCGCGAGCACTTCAACACCTACGGCCCCACGCCGCTCTACGTCGTCGTGGGCCGCGGAGGACCGAACCTGGTGCGCGGCATGGCCTATCTGCGCGACACGCTCGACAACCTGAAGCTGCCCTACCGGATGTTCGGTCACGACAGCGCAATGAGCGAGGTCGTGAACTACGCCATAAAGGTCGACGACTGGATGGCCTCCGAGGGCCGCAGGCTCTTCGAGGAGAGGGCGGCGCAGGTCTGA